From Paenibacillus sp. FSL H8-0537:
TTTAGCGCGCAGCACGACCTCGACAATTTGCTGCGTCGTAAACGGCTTAACCAAATAATCGAATGCCCCCAGCCGCACAGATTCCTGGGCATAGGTGAAGTCGGTGTAGCCGCTGAAAAAAATAACCTTGGCCTCCGGCTCTCCGCTCTCCTTCAGCTCACGGATCATATCAATGCCGGTGCGCATCGGCATCCGGATGTCGGTCAGCACAATATGCGGATGCTTCTCTTTAATGAGCTGCAAGCCATCCTTGCCATTAGCAGCCGTACCCACAATTTTGATTCCATGCTCCCCCCAAGGAATCTTTGATACTATCCCATCGATGACCGTCTTTACATCGTCTATAATGCACATCGTAATCTCGCTCATTCGTTTATCACCTCTTGAATAGGAATGATTAGCTTAACGGAGGTTTGCACGCCCGGCTCGCTTTCAAGCTCCATAGAAGCCTTATAGCCGTAATACAGCGACAGTCTTGTTCGTACGTTCACTAGCGCGTAGCTCGTCCGCTCCACCTCTGGACCGTTCAGCATTTTTTCCACTCGCTCGGCATCCATGCCAATCCCATTGTCCGTAACGGTTAGCACTAGCAAGCCCTTGGCAGCATCGGCTTCCGCCTCAATTCGAATCATCCCCTCATGGGGCAATTCCTGAAAGCCGTGCAAAATAGCGTTTTCCACCAGCGGCTGCAGCAAAATTTTAAGCACAGGAGTATCCAGCAGCTTCTCATCGACCTTCTGTATGCTGTACCGGAACAAGTCCGGATAGCACATTTCCTGCAAATTCAAATATTGCGCCACATGCTCCAGCTCCTGCCGCAGCGTCGTAATTTCCCGGCCATTGTTCAGGCCCAGCCGGAACAGCAGGGACAGCGAAACAATCATGCCGCTGACCGCCTGCTGCTCCTCCATCTCGCTTTTCCAATAAATCGTATTTAACGTATTGTACAAAAAATGGGGATCAATCTGCGCCTGCAGCGCTTTGATTTCCGATTTGCGCTTGTCCTGCTCGGATGCTTTAACCTCTTCGATTAATTCGCCAATTTGCTCCAGCATCCGGTTAAACTTGTGGCCAACCTGACTGATTTCATCCTCAAATGCGCTCTCGAACCTGACATCAAGCTTATTGCGCTCAACCTTCACCATGAGATTACGCAGCTTGAACAGCGGCTTTAGCAGCAGCTCCGACAGCATGCTGGACATGACCAGCGCCAGTACGACGCAGCCGCCCATAATCGTAAGAATCGTCCAGCGCATGCGCTGAACAGGCTCCAGCAGCTCCGACTTGGATTGATAGCCAATCAATACCCAGTCTGGATTCATCCCAAGCGCCGCGTAATTAAGCAGATAAGCGTCTCCGCTCTGGCTTGTATATTCAAAGTTCCCTCGCGCGCTGGAACCGACCCGCTCATAAATTTGTGGATTGCTTTGCGGGATGCCTTCCGTAGAAGTAAGAACCTCCTTGCCAGTCCGGTCCACGACAAGCTGCTGAAGGCTGGCGCTCTGCATATCCGCCTGAATGAGCTCCAGTAGGTGATCCTCGCGGATGTTGACTACGACATACACACCGGGCAGCTGGATATCAAAAAACGGTTTAATGATTAAGGTAATAACGGAGCTTCTCCGGCTGAACAGCTCATCGGCATGTCCCGGCACCCATAGCTTGCTCCATCTTTCCTGTGTATCCGTTATTTTCTGATTAATAATCGTGCTCTCAAAATCGCGGCTCGGGCTGCGCCGGTTTCCCGTCGGATAAAAATCGCCGATTGGCGTATGCACCAGCACGGAGTCAATCGACTGCTCAGCCAGCATTAGCTGGGCAAAGGGCGTTTGCAGCTCGGAAAGCCGATTATAATATTCCTTCTTGCTGCTTGACTGCACCTCCTTCAGCGTTCGCTGGAAGGGCTCGCCCATCATGAGGGTGGAGACGAGCACGACGATATTTTTCAAGCGCTCATCGAGCACCCTCGCCGACTTATTGAGCGTATCCTGGCTGGTCTTCGTTGCCTGTGATTCCATTTCACGAGAAAAAAACACGGAAACATAAGTTCCCGTGACAGATATGCAAACGACGGTTAATAAAACGAACGAAACCCACAGACGTCTTTTAAGCGACATTTTTCGAAATAAACGGTTCATGCTGTTCATCGCCTCAATGCATACGGAGTTTGTTAGCCTTTAACCGAGCCAGCCGTAACTTGCATAAATGAACGGTTAGCGAAAATATATACGATGAGCATAGGTAAAATCGAAATACATGCGCCAGCGAGCATCAGTTGATTTTCAACTGCGGCTCCCGCCCCGTAGCGCAAGTTCGCAAGTCCCACGGGCAAGGTTTGTAGATCAGGACGCGAAAGTGAAAAGACGAGCGGCAATATATATTCATTCCATGCATTACGGAATGTGAATAGCGATACGACAGCCAGCGCCGGGCGCAGGAGCGGTAAAATAATGAGCCAGAAGGTGGAGTAGAAATTACAGCCATCAATGAGCGCCGCTTCATCCAGCTCTCGCGGAATGCCGCGGAAAAAGCCGATGACCATAAAAAAGGCAGTCGCATGCGCACTAATTAGAATAATTATGACGCCCCACATCGATTTCTGCAAACCAATGGATACCATTAGATCAAATTGTGGACGCAGCACAACCGCACCGATGGAAATAAACAGAGTGAAGGATTGAAGCAGAATAAACAGTTTCTTTCCTCTGAAAGCAACGCGATCGACCGCATAAGCAGCCATGGAAGATACGAGCAAAGTGCCAACCGTAACGAACACAGCTACATATAAGCTATTGAAGGTATAAGCGGAGAAATCAGCTTGATTCCACGCCTGTAAATAGTTTTTAAACTGCCAGGAGGAAGGAAGAAACGTCGCTCCGGTTGTCAGCTCCAGGTTCGTCTTGAGGGAGCCGAATATCGCGATTACGATTGGAAAAAGCATCAGTGCTGCCGTCACAAGCAGAAGCAGCCATACTGGTGTACGAAGTACTATTTTACGAATGGTCATGATCGTTCCCCCTTTTTAATAAACGTTATTAAGCCTTTTCGACATCCAGAAATACAGCCATGTGACGATACCAACGATAACTGCCGTTGTAAAGCCGACCGCGCTGCCGTAGCCAATATTTTGAACGGCATTGCCTGTCGTTGTCATCGGGAAGAACATCTTGTAGAGATATAAATACATAACCTCTGTTTTGCCGAAAGGACCTCCCTCCGTCAATACCATGATGCTTTCATAACCTTTAAGCGACGTTGTAATCGCCAACATAATAATCATTTGCAGAACAGGACCGAGCATTGGAATCGTAATGTACCACATCCGTTGCACCGGGTTTACACCATCCAAGGATGCCGCTTCATACACATCCTCTGGAATATTCTGAAGACCGGCGATAAACAGCAGCATGTAGTTGCCGACTGCTCCCCACACCGCAATTATGACAATCGTCGTCATGGCATGTGCCGCGCCCAGCCAGTCCACTGGTGCGGACACGATGTTCAGCTTCATCAAATACTGATTAATAATACCGTTGTAGGAATTGAACACAATATAGAAAACGATGGACATGACAGAGGCGCTGAAAATCGTTGGCAGGAAAAAAATCGCCCGAAACGCATGCCGTCCCCGCAGCTTACGATTCAATATAACCGCCAATATGAGCGATAGCGGCAGCGTTATAATTAATTTTCCACCCGCGTAGATAAAAGTATTCACAACAGAGTGCCAAAACTCGACATCCCTTCCCACTCGCGCAAAGTTCTCAAGACCGATAAATTTTGGCGTACCAAACCCTTTATATTCGAAAAACATATATCGAAGCGCCCATACAACCGGATAAATGCCGAGCGCCATGGTTAGAAAAAAGCTTGGAAAGCTGAACAAATACGCCCCGATTCGATTTTTATGCATGCCTTCATCTCCCCTTCTTTTGTAGCTTCATTGTAAAGGATGCCGACTTCCATACGGGATGGGGCAATCAATGATGCTGGGGGGACGAAACGACTATTGTCGCTGTTGACTTGCGGACAGTTGTCTACTAAAATGGTTTTCAGCAATTCGGACAATTGTCCGCACGTAATGAGCGGCATGCGCTGCCTGAATGGAAGCTGAGTGAACCGGCGGGAGCGGGGACATACTTATTTAGAGATAGAGCAGCATTAGAACACACACGAAGGGCATGGAGGAGGAACGATTTTGAATACAGCAAGTCTAGATACAGCACCTAAAGATTTGAGTGGAATAAAAAGAGGACCTATTGTAGCGGCACTTATTATTGGCGCATTTGTTGCAATTCTGAACGAAACACTGCTTAACATTGCTTTCCCCGATTTAATGAAGGAATTTGACATCAGCTATGCGACCATTCAATGGTTATCGACCGCTTATATGCTCGTAGTCGGCATATTGGTTCCGATTACGGCGCTGCTTCAGCAATGGTTTACAACCCGCCAAATGTTTCTATCCGCCATGATATTATTTCTTGTCGGTACAATCGTCTGCGGCACGGCAACCGTCTTTCCTGCCCTGCTTGTGGGCCGCGTCATTCAGGCGCTTGGCACCGGCTTAATGCTTCCGGTCATGATGAATACGATCTTGGTCATCTTCCCGCCGGAAAAGCGCGGCGGCGCGATGGGTATGATCGGCCTCGTAATTATGAGTGCGCCTGCTATCGGCCCAACGCTGTCGGGACTGATTATTGAATCCTTTAACTGGCGCTGGCTGTTTTACTTTGTTATTCCGCTCGCTATTTTTTCTATTTTGTTCGCGGCGGTTTATTTGAAAAATGTTTCGGATATCACTCGTCCAAAAGTGGATCTTCTGTCCATTCTTCTCTCGTCGCTCGGCTTTGGCGGCCTGATTTACGGCTTCAGTAAAGCTGGCGAGGATGGCTGGGGCAGTTCCATCGTCATTTGGTCTATCGTTGTCGGCGCAATCGCCTTGCTGCTGTTTATTGTGAAGCAGCTCATGTCGAGCCAGCCGCTGCTGGATTTGCGCGCCTTTAAATATCCTATGTTCAGCCTTGTCGCCCTGCTGATGCTGGTGATGATGATGACGCTGTTCTCCACGATGATATTGCTGCCGCTTTTCCTGCAAAATGCGCTTGGCAAAACCGCTTTGGCGGCCGGACTTATTTTGCTGCCGGGCGGCATTATCAACGGCTTGATGGCTCCCGTTTCCGGTGTGCTGTTCGACAAGTTTGGACCACGGGTACTCGTCATTCCGGGGCTTGCTATAACGGCGGCAGCGGTTTGGATGTTTACTGGCATCGACGAGCTGACAAGTATAGGTTATATTATCTTTATCCATATCGTGCTGTTAATCGGTGTTTCTATGGTGATGATGCCGGCGCAGACGACGGCGCTCAATCAGCTGCCCCGCCCGCTGTATCCGCATGGCACAGCGATTATGAACACGCTGCAGCAGGTTGCCGGCGCTATCGGCACCGCCTTATTTATCAGCATTATGTCATCCGGCTCAAAAAAATATTTGGAAAGCTCTGCTGATCCGGCTTCCCCGCTTGAGCAGGTCAAAGGCTTCGTATCAGGCATGCACAGTGCGTTCCTGCTTGGACTTATCATTGCCTTCATCGCCTTTGGACTGGGCTTGTTCATCCGGCGCACTAAAGCACCTGATGTGGAGGAGAAAAGAGCGGCTTAGGTCGAAGCGCAAAGCCGGAGTGAGCATTAAGGAAGTGAAGGATAGTTGAATTTTGAAACGGATGTGGTGGGCCGGGATATTATTGCGAAGGCCCGTCAGCTGTTTAACGAGCATGGCGTTGAAGCGGTCAATATGCACCAGATTGCGAAAAGTGCAGGGATTGGGCAGGGCACGCTTTACCGGCGTTTTCCAAACAAGGGCGCGCTGTGCATGTCGGTGCTGCATACCCAATTCGAGCAGTTCAAAGTGAATGCGACGCAGGAATTGAAAGCAAACGACGCGCAGCCCGTCGTCATGCGCCTTTCGGCTTTTGTACAAAGCCTGCTATTCTTTTCGCTTGAGCTGCGGGAATATATACGTCCTATTCTTTCCGCTATTTGTACCGAGGATAAGAACAAACAGGATTGGTTCCTAACTGAACCGTATACCTTCATGCATGCGACGGTCAGCGGATTGCTGGAGGAAGCCGCTGCAGCAGGGCAGCTGCGGCCGCAAATTTTGCCAGCCATCGCTGCCTCGCTGCTGATTTCCTCGTTTTCACCGGAGCTGATGGCTCATTTCGAAGAACAGGGCTACAGCAAGGAATTTATTTCTGAGCAATACAGCGTAACGTTTATTGAGCCGTTGTTTGTAGAAGCACCAAAGGCGGAGAATAACGGGAACTGATTGGCCCCATCAATCAGCCAGCTATGAAATGTACGTTTATCCTTTTGATCAAAAAAGAGGGTGTCCTATCGGCTTAAATGGCCGTGGACACCCTCTTTCTGTTAAATAAGCTGGCTTAGCCTACTGTGAATCTGGACGGCTTGGGCATGAAAAATGGCTGAGCAGGGAATTATTATTAATAAAAGAGCTGATCTCCTGCGCTGCGTGCAACAGATTGGAAGGATGGGACGTCATGGATCGCCAAGTCAGCACCATACAAGTAGGTGAATATGTGCTTGAATACTCCATTGCAGGCGAAGGACTGCCGCTGCTGTTTTTTCACGGCGGGCACTCCAACTGCTATGAAGAATTCGGCTACCAGAGCCTTATCGCTTCGGGATATTCCATTATAACCCCCTCCCGATCAGGATATAGCAAGACCTCCCCTATTCCCGAGCTGCAGCAAGCCTGTGAGGTATACTTGGCTCTGCTGGATCACCTGCATATTGCCAAAGTACATGTTATTGCAGCTTCAGCGGGAGGGCCTACAGGTATCCTTTTTTGTGCGCAATTCCCTGAACGAGTGGCAAGCCTGACCTTACAATGCGCAATCTCCATGCCCTGGATCTCTTCAAACAATAAAGCCTATCGCATTGGAAGGCTGATTTTCAAGCCCGGGGTGGAAAAAGGAACTTGGCTCATACTGGCTGGGATGAATAACCTTCTGCCGCGGCTCATGTTAAGGATGTCGTTTTTTGTCTTTTCTACCCTCTCACCAGCTGAGGCGTATGCTAGGCTGGATAATCTTGCTGTTGAATTATTTCGCGAAATGAACAATAGGCAGCGCTCAAATTACGGCTTTATGATTGATCTCGAGCAAACCCAGAAAGATTATACGCGAGAGCTAGGTTCCATCAAAGCCCCTACGCTAATTATGCACAGCAAAAATGATCGTTCCGTTACTCCCAGCCATGCTAAAAATGCCAAAGCCCATATTGTACATTCTGAAGCCTTTATTTTGGATGCATGGGGTCACCTGATATGGATAGGCAAGCACGCTGCCGAATTTGAACGTAAGCAGATCGCCTTTTTAGCTGAAAATCAGTAACCACGTAGCTAAGACAGCGACCCTTGGTTCCCATGGACTGCCATCAGCTTAAGCTGCTCCCGGTACTGCTTTGGCGTAATGCCTTCATATTTTTTGAAAATCCGAATAAAATAGCTCGCCGTCTGGAGGCCGATTTGCTCCGAAATACCATCTAGGCTAAGCGGAGAATGGTAGAGCAGCTCCTTGGCCCGTTTCATCCGCAGCCGGATGACATAGTCGCTGAAGCTTACGCCCGTCTCCTCCTTGAACAACACGCTGAGATAGCTCGGATTCAGATGGACATGCTGGGCGACCTCCTTGATGGACAAAGGCATGCCAATACTTTCATGGATATACTTAACGGCACTAAGTATATAGGCATTGGTGGAGGGCACGCCATAGGACAGCCCGTTTGCCGCTTCCTCCGACTTGGATTGAAAGGCTTTTCCAACCGCCTGAATGAGCTGCTCCTGCCGAATCGGCTTCAGCAAATAATCGACGGCACCAAGCTTCAGCCCTTTCTGGGCATACTCAAATTCCGCAAAGCCGGTGAGCAGTATCGTATTAATGTCGTTCTGCTCGCCGCGCAGCGTCTCAAGCAGCTCGATGCCCGTCATAAGCGGCATCCGGATATCGGTAATAAGCAGATCATAGGGCTTCTCCCGGAGCAGCCGGATTGCCTGCTTCCCATTGTCCGCCATATCGACCTGCACCTTGTCTTCTCCCCACTGCTCCAGGGTGAAGGCCACCCCCATGCGCGAATTGTACTCATCATCAACGACCAGTATGCTGTGATTCATCATCAGAAGCTCTCCTCTCTGGCTCAGGCTCTAGCGGAATTTTCAATACAATCGTCGTCCCGGCACCCGGCGCGCTGTCAATGGTTAAGCCGAATTGCTTCCCGTAATGAAGCTGAATCAGCTTGCACACATTGAATAGGCCAATCCCACTTTTGCCCGTTACAAAAGCAATGCTCAAATCGCTCTGTAAGCGTTCTCTTATTTGATGCAGCTGATCGGGGTCGATGCCAATGCCGTTATCTTGCACCGTAAAGGAAATGACGCCCGCTTCCTCCCTTACGCGCAGCTTAATCGTGCCACCATGCTCCATAGGCTCAATGCCATGCACGATGGCATTTTCAACCAACGGCTGAATCGCGAGCTTGGGAATCCGCACGCCGCCAAGCTGCTGCTCGCAGTCGATTTCAATGGCGAGCCTGTCGCGCCAGCGCATTTTCATAATATCGCCATACCGCTTGACCTGCTCCAGCTCCTCATCAATGGTGACAAATCCGTCCTGCGTGCTTGAGTGAATCGTATACCGGAACAAATCGGCCAGCTGAATAACGGTCTGCGCCAGCTCCTGCTCTCCTTTGCGGATATGATCCCAGTAGAGCGAATCGAGCGTATTGAATAAAAAATGCGGATTGATTTGTGAATGAAGTGCTTTAATTTCGCTTTTGCTCTTCACAATTTCAATCTCATATACCGATTTAATTAAATAATTAATCTGCTTAACCATCTGGTTATACGTCAAATTCAGCTGATTAACCTCGCGATTAAAATATTGGTCGGGGTTTTCCCGTGGACTGCCGTGCTTGCCGCCCTGAATAATGCGTGTCAGGCTTCGAATTGGCGAAGTAATAAACTTGGATAAATAATAAGACAGCAGCGCAAATACGAATATGCTCAGCACGCTCGCCCAAAGCAATACATCGCGCAAAAAGTAAATATCGGCGGTCAGCGTTTGCTTGGGAATCATAATTTGCAGCTTCCAGCCTGTCGATCGTATGGCCCGCTCTACCGTTACATAATCGCCGCTCTCTCCTTCAAGAGCGCCGACCGACAGGAGCAGTCCGCTGTCCCCCACGTTCATGCTGTTGTTGTTTTCATCAAGAAGACGCATCACACGGCCATTGTCCTTCGCCTTGTCCGTAGTCGCCAGCTCGATAATCGCAGGCTTAAGCCGGATGAGCAAATAGCCGCCCTTCGCATATTTCTCCTTCTCAAGCTTGACCTGCCTGACGGCCAGCAAATATTCCGGGTTGTCTGGATCGCGTCCGATCCATATCATGGCTCCCGCCTCATGGATTTCATCCGCCTGCTGCAAATAACGCTCCTCTATCCGCTCTGCGATGCTCTTCTCCACAATGGGGTAGAGGCTGCGGGACAAGCTGTAAAGCTCAATGTCCTTTATCGTATCTGAGTAGGCCGTCTTTTCGATGAGCAGCCTCCTCAGCTTCATTCGTTCGTCATAAACCGCCCAATGCCCCTGCTTCTCCAAGCTGAGCGCTTCTTGTATCCGGTCATCCATGGCCAGCTGCAGCGTCAGGACGTTAACCTCGTTAAGCTGCGATTCCAGCCTTCCGCTTGCTTGCAGCGCGATCTCGTCAATATACAGTGCCGCATTTTCCCGCTGCACCTTGGACAGCAGCACATAGAGGCTGCTCACCGTAATGAGCAGGACAAGGGACATGGTCAAAATAAAGCTGACAAAAATTTGGCCTCTCGTCTGATCCAATCCTATTTTTTTGAAGTATCCCACTTGCTGCTTCCTCCAGTGAAACTTGCACAAAACCTATCCTCTCGAAAGTTCATGAAAGGATAGGCTTTGTCCGCATACGGTTATTTATTTGGATAGATCATAATTTTTATACTTGTGTCCTTCTGCGTACGGGCCATTTCAACTGCTTCCTTCGTATCCCGCAGCGCATATTTATGGGTAATGACCTTCTCGATGTCCACGCTGGACTGGCTGAGCGCTTGAATGGCGCCCGGGTAGGTGTTGGCATATCGGAACAGTCCGAGCACATCTACCTCCGCATCAATAATCGCGTTCACATCAACCGGAATTTCGGAGGCAGCTGGCATTCCGACAAGCACAATGCGTCCGCCGCGTTTGACGGTGCGAACCGCATCGGCGATCGCCCGTCCGTTTCCGGAGGTCTCAACGATAACCGTAACGCCTTTTCCGCCGGTCAGTTCAGCAATGCGCGCCTGCACATCCTCTTTCATTGGATCGATAACAGCCGTAACGCCCATTTCCTTCGCCAGCTCCTGGCGGAACGGCACAACGTCCGTCGCATAAATTTCACTCACGCCGTACACCTTCGCTGCCTGAATCGCAAGCAGGCCGATCGGGCCAAGCCCGGTTACGAGCAAACGGTCTGCAGGAGTGACCTTCGCGCGGTTCATCGCGTGAAGTCCTACGGACAGCGGCTCCAGAAGCGCGCCCTGCTCAAAGCTGATTTCATCCGGCAGCTTGAATAGGAAATCGCTGCGTACCGCTACATACTCAGCCCATGCGCCGTCAACCGGCGGCGTTGCCATAAACACAACGTCCGGGCACAAATTGTAGCGGCCCGATTTGCAATATTCACAGCGGCCGCATGCTACGCCCGGCTCTACCGCAACCCGGTCGCCAATCGCGACACCCGATACGCGTGCGCCGACAGCAACGACCTCGCCAGCCAGCTCATGGCCGAGAATAATCGGTTTTTCCACGACATAGCGGCCAATTCTTCCGTGCTCATAATAATGAACGTCTGAGCCACATACGCCAATACAGTATACTTTGACGAGCGCCTCATCGTCCTTCGGGGTCGGAACGGGTACTTTCTGAATCTCGATATCCAGCGGTTTGTTCATTACGGCTGCATCCATTACGTTTATGCTCATCATCAGCTCACCTTTCAGAATACTTGAAATAATCAAAGTCCGCATACTTGCCTCGTCCGCTTAAATCCTGTACGCAAATGCCGATAAATGCTCCAGTGAAGCCTTGATCAAGCGCAATGCCGTCCTTCACCAGCTCGGCGTTTTCATCCGATATTTTGCTGGCATCCAGAATAGGGCCAATCGGCTGCCAAGCCGCTCCATCCAGCGAATAGTGGAATTGCAGCGCCTCATGGCGGACTTCCGCCTTCAAATAGCAGCGCTCTGCCCCATCAATCGATATGGGCTGCTCAAGCGGCTCATCATATACGGAGCGGTCGCTCGACATAATGCCGAGGCATTTGCCCAGCTGCTCATCACGACTGATCCATAAGTAATAATAATTCTTTGTATTGTAATAGTATACAAGCCCAGCAAGCTGCTGATAAGTATCTGGCTCAAATTCTACCACCGTTTCAGCATCTACGGTGAACGATTGCTGGCGGCGTGCTATCAGGCTCTGCCGGTGGGAGGAATA
This genomic window contains:
- a CDS encoding sensor histidine kinase, which codes for MNRLFRKMSLKRRLWVSFVLLTVVCISVTGTYVSVFFSREMESQATKTSQDTLNKSARVLDERLKNIVVLVSTLMMGEPFQRTLKEVQSSSKKEYYNRLSELQTPFAQLMLAEQSIDSVLVHTPIGDFYPTGNRRSPSRDFESTIINQKITDTQERWSKLWVPGHADELFSRRSSVITLIIKPFFDIQLPGVYVVVNIREDHLLELIQADMQSASLQQLVVDRTGKEVLTSTEGIPQSNPQIYERVGSSARGNFEYTSQSGDAYLLNYAALGMNPDWVLIGYQSKSELLEPVQRMRWTILTIMGGCVVLALVMSSMLSELLLKPLFKLRNLMVKVERNKLDVRFESAFEDEISQVGHKFNRMLEQIGELIEEVKASEQDKRKSEIKALQAQIDPHFLYNTLNTIYWKSEMEEQQAVSGMIVSLSLLFRLGLNNGREITTLRQELEHVAQYLNLQEMCYPDLFRYSIQKVDEKLLDTPVLKILLQPLVENAILHGFQELPHEGMIRIEAEADAAKGLLVLTVTDNGIGMDAERVEKMLNGPEVERTSYALVNVRTRLSLYYGYKASMELESEPGVQTSVKLIIPIQEVINE
- a CDS encoding carbohydrate ABC transporter permease, whose amino-acid sequence is MTIRKIVLRTPVWLLLLVTAALMLFPIVIAIFGSLKTNLELTTGATFLPSSWQFKNYLQAWNQADFSAYTFNSLYVAVFVTVGTLLVSSMAAYAVDRVAFRGKKLFILLQSFTLFISIGAVVLRPQFDLMVSIGLQKSMWGVIIILISAHATAFFMVIGFFRGIPRELDEAALIDGCNFYSTFWLIILPLLRPALAVVSLFTFRNAWNEYILPLVFSLSRPDLQTLPVGLANLRYGAGAAVENQLMLAGACISILPMLIVYIFANRSFMQVTAGSVKG
- a CDS encoding sugar ABC transporter permease, with product MHKNRIGAYLFSFPSFFLTMALGIYPVVWALRYMFFEYKGFGTPKFIGLENFARVGRDVEFWHSVVNTFIYAGGKLIITLPLSLILAVILNRKLRGRHAFRAIFFLPTIFSASVMSIVFYIVFNSYNGIINQYLMKLNIVSAPVDWLGAAHAMTTIVIIAVWGAVGNYMLLFIAGLQNIPEDVYEAASLDGVNPVQRMWYITIPMLGPVLQMIIMLAITTSLKGYESIMVLTEGGPFGKTEVMYLYLYKMFFPMTTTGNAVQNIGYGSAVGFTTAVIVGIVTWLYFWMSKRLNNVY
- a CDS encoding DHA2 family efflux MFS transporter permease subunit translates to MNTASLDTAPKDLSGIKRGPIVAALIIGAFVAILNETLLNIAFPDLMKEFDISYATIQWLSTAYMLVVGILVPITALLQQWFTTRQMFLSAMILFLVGTIVCGTATVFPALLVGRVIQALGTGLMLPVMMNTILVIFPPEKRGGAMGMIGLVIMSAPAIGPTLSGLIIESFNWRWLFYFVIPLAIFSILFAAVYLKNVSDITRPKVDLLSILLSSLGFGGLIYGFSKAGEDGWGSSIVIWSIVVGAIALLLFIVKQLMSSQPLLDLRAFKYPMFSLVALLMLVMMMTLFSTMILLPLFLQNALGKTALAAGLILLPGGIINGLMAPVSGVLFDKFGPRVLVIPGLAITAAAVWMFTGIDELTSIGYIIFIHIVLLIGVSMVMMPAQTTALNQLPRPLYPHGTAIMNTLQQVAGAIGTALFISIMSSGSKKYLESSADPASPLEQVKGFVSGMHSAFLLGLIIAFIAFGLGLFIRRTKAPDVEEKRAA
- a CDS encoding TetR/AcrR family transcriptional regulator, with amino-acid sequence MNFETDVVGRDIIAKARQLFNEHGVEAVNMHQIAKSAGIGQGTLYRRFPNKGALCMSVLHTQFEQFKVNATQELKANDAQPVVMRLSAFVQSLLFFSLELREYIRPILSAICTEDKNKQDWFLTEPYTFMHATVSGLLEEAAAAGQLRPQILPAIAASLLISSFSPELMAHFEEQGYSKEFISEQYSVTFIEPLFVEAPKAENNGN
- a CDS encoding alpha/beta hydrolase, whose translation is MDRQVSTIQVGEYVLEYSIAGEGLPLLFFHGGHSNCYEEFGYQSLIASGYSIITPSRSGYSKTSPIPELQQACEVYLALLDHLHIAKVHVIAASAGGPTGILFCAQFPERVASLTLQCAISMPWISSNNKAYRIGRLIFKPGVEKGTWLILAGMNNLLPRLMLRMSFFVFSTLSPAEAYARLDNLAVELFREMNNRQRSNYGFMIDLEQTQKDYTRELGSIKAPTLIMHSKNDRSVTPSHAKNAKAHIVHSEAFILDAWGHLIWIGKHAAEFERKQIAFLAENQ
- a CDS encoding response regulator, which gives rise to MMNHSILVVDDEYNSRMGVAFTLEQWGEDKVQVDMADNGKQAIRLLREKPYDLLITDIRMPLMTGIELLETLRGEQNDINTILLTGFAEFEYAQKGLKLGAVDYLLKPIRQEQLIQAVGKAFQSKSEEAANGLSYGVPSTNAYILSAVKYIHESIGMPLSIKEVAQHVHLNPSYLSVLFKEETGVSFSDYVIRLRMKRAKELLYHSPLSLDGISEQIGLQTASYFIRIFKKYEGITPKQYREQLKLMAVHGNQGSLS
- a CDS encoding sensor histidine kinase; translated protein: MGYFKKIGLDQTRGQIFVSFILTMSLVLLITVSSLYVLLSKVQRENAALYIDEIALQASGRLESQLNEVNVLTLQLAMDDRIQEALSLEKQGHWAVYDERMKLRRLLIEKTAYSDTIKDIELYSLSRSLYPIVEKSIAERIEERYLQQADEIHEAGAMIWIGRDPDNPEYLLAVRQVKLEKEKYAKGGYLLIRLKPAIIELATTDKAKDNGRVMRLLDENNNSMNVGDSGLLLSVGALEGESGDYVTVERAIRSTGWKLQIMIPKQTLTADIYFLRDVLLWASVLSIFVFALLSYYLSKFITSPIRSLTRIIQGGKHGSPRENPDQYFNREVNQLNLTYNQMVKQINYLIKSVYEIEIVKSKSEIKALHSQINPHFLFNTLDSLYWDHIRKGEQELAQTVIQLADLFRYTIHSSTQDGFVTIDEELEQVKRYGDIMKMRWRDRLAIEIDCEQQLGGVRIPKLAIQPLVENAIVHGIEPMEHGGTIKLRVREEAGVISFTVQDNGIGIDPDQLHQIRERLQSDLSIAFVTGKSGIGLFNVCKLIQLHYGKQFGLTIDSAPGAGTTIVLKIPLEPEPERRASDDESQHTGR
- a CDS encoding NAD(P)-dependent alcohol dehydrogenase produces the protein MSINVMDAAVMNKPLDIEIQKVPVPTPKDDEALVKVYCIGVCGSDVHYYEHGRIGRYVVEKPIILGHELAGEVVAVGARVSGVAIGDRVAVEPGVACGRCEYCKSGRYNLCPDVVFMATPPVDGAWAEYVAVRSDFLFKLPDEISFEQGALLEPLSVGLHAMNRAKVTPADRLLVTGLGPIGLLAIQAAKVYGVSEIYATDVVPFRQELAKEMGVTAVIDPMKEDVQARIAELTGGKGVTVIVETSGNGRAIADAVRTVKRGGRIVLVGMPAASEIPVDVNAIIDAEVDVLGLFRYANTYPGAIQALSQSSVDIEKVITHKYALRDTKEAVEMARTQKDTSIKIMIYPNK